In Mauremys reevesii isolate NIE-2019 linkage group 16, ASM1616193v1, whole genome shotgun sequence, a single window of DNA contains:
- the MAF gene encoding transcription factor Maf, with translation MASELAMSNSDLPTSPLAMEYVNDFDLMKFEVKKEPVETDRIISQCGRLIAGGSLSSTPMSTPCSSVPPSPSFSAPSPGSGTDQKTHLEDYYWMTGYPQQLNPEALGFSPEDAVEALINSSHHQLQSSFDGYARGQQLAAAAAGTGGSMPGEEMGSAAAVVSAVIAAAAAQNGAPHYHHHHHPAGHHHHQQPGSVQSSSSSSSSSSTGGGGGGGGLHHQHHSSSLHFDDRFSDEQLVTMSVRELNRQLRGVSKEEVIRLKQKRRTLKNRGYAQSCRFKRVQQRHVLESEKNQLLQQVEHLKQEISRLVRERDAYKEKYEKLVSNGFRENGSSSDNPSSPEFFMYPRESSTSVM, from the coding sequence ATGGCATCAGAACTGGCAATGAGCAACTCCGACCTGCCCACCAGTCCCCTGGCCATGGAATATGTTAATGACTTCGATCTGATGAAGTTTGAAGTGAAAAAGGAGCCGGTGGAGACCGATCGCATTATCAGCCAGTGCGGCCGCTTGATCGCTGGGGGATCGCTCTCTTCCACCCCGATGAGCACGCCCTGCAgctcggtgcccccttccccgagCTTCTCAGCGCCCAGCCCGGGCTCTGGCACGGACCAGAAGACCCACCTGGAAGATTATTACTGGATGACCGGCTACCCGCAGCAGCTCAACCCAGAGGCGTTGGGATTCAGCCCCGAAGACGCGGTGGAAGCGCTGATCAACAGCAGCCACCACCAGCTCCAGAGCAGCTTCGATGGCTATGCTAGAGGGCAGCAGCTGGCCGCCGCGGCGGCCGGCACTGGGGGCTCCATGCCCGGGGAAGAGATGGGCTCTGCCGCCGCCGTGGTCTCCGCAGTGATCGCTGCAGCCGCGGCTCAGAACGGGGCACCCCactaccaccaccatcaccacccggctgggcaccaccaccaccagcagccgGGCAGCGTGCAgtccagcagcagtagcagcagcagcagcagcaccgggGGAGGAGGTGGCGGAGGGGGTCTGCACCACCAGCACCACAGCAGCAGCCTGCATTTCGACGACCGCTTCTCGGATGAGCAGCTGGTGACCATGTCGGTGAGGGAGCTGAACAGGCAGCTCCGAGGGGTGAGCAAGGAAGAGGTGATCCGGCTGAAACAGAAGAGGAGGACCCTCAAAAACAGAGGCTATGCCCAGTCCTGTCGCTTCAAGCGGGTCCAGCAAAGGCACGTCCTGGAGTCAGAGAAGAACCAGCTGCTGCAGCAAGTAGAGCACCTAAAACAAGAGATCTCCAGGCTGGTCCGGGAGAGGGACGCCTACAAGGAAAAATATGAGAAGCTGGTCAGCAATGGCTTCAGAGAAAACGGATCCAGCAGCGACAACCCTTCCTCTCCAGAGTTTTTCAT